The following proteins are encoded in a genomic region of Lytechinus variegatus isolate NC3 chromosome 7, Lvar_3.0, whole genome shotgun sequence:
- the LOC121419216 gene encoding uncharacterized protein LOC121419216 isoform X1, with the protein MTRSRGCPTTSSMAAIQWPTEDGRTESMRSDDIGVIQRDCKFYTLPSRTGRHSSGDSSTTGSDSVPKNNNSATHYGTLQPTKNKIEPTSRHSFRCSVKRKSLRLLKTLKPSPLKMSSNTKRRNLDNLGFYEIPNNSHGNCCIIDTDDIDKGEVTFFSYSDDGLSYTKEEVPICSAGCKKHKIRWDLGFKDDMDRHDEEYDSGGEFSECDEEQVEEVLTDYSMKEAPVHLSTNGHLPANHSFELMSNEDFTSSFAYCETEHLNTIRRSTIKRKPNKSTSSSTSLSSNNSRKSRFVANVNRKIASKAWPLRSLWQFLTRKKDDTYRNSLEDYGETIESAMKYIRIASHFDEASISLRLTLQIVDGASSLLREVQTDLISTALKAFFTIGDDDVDVSWVSDVPREIQRHVAVGDARVHFAVPDIRHCVACLLVSPDAATLLRRRESILLTSIAEVLECREECVVVMQTKPIKWESNTKYKTSNAVLSSPYLHRSSSSSPSGDLRVCSSLEWMTYIPSLYT; encoded by the exons ATGACCAGGAGCCGAGGTTGCCCAACGACAAG CTCAATGGCAGCCATACAATGGCCAACGGAAGACGGGAGGACTGAATCGATGAGATCTGATGACATAGGTGTGATCCAAAGGGATTGCAAATTCTACACGCTGCCTTCTCGTACAGGACGCCATTCGTCAGGGGACTCTTCTACAACTGGGTCTGATAGCGTTCCAAAGAACAACAACAGCGCAACACATTATGGAACATTGCAGCCAACGAAGAACAAAATAGAGCCTACCTCCCGACACAGCTTCAGATGCAGTGTCAAAAGAAAATCTCTGAGACTCCTGAAGACGTTAAAACCAAGTCCCTTAAAGATGAGCTCGAATACGAAACGGAGGAATTTGGATAATCTTGGGTTTTACGAGATACCTAACAACTCCCATGGGAACTGTTGTATCATTGACACTGATGACATCGACAAAGGTGAAGTAACTTTCTTCTCTTACAGTGATGATGGTTTGTCTTATACCAAAGAGGAGGTGCCGATATGTAGTGCTGGTTGTAAAAAACACAAGATTAGATGGGACCTTGGCTTCAAGGACGACATGGATCGTCACGATGAGGAGTACGACAGCGGAGGAGAGTTCAGTGAATGCGATGAGGAACAGGTAGAGGAAGTGCTTACTGATTATTCTATGAAGGAAGCCCCTGTTCATTTGAGCACTAATGGTCATCTTCCAGCAAACCATTCCTTTGAATTGATGTCGAATGAGGATTTTACCTCCTCGTTTGCTTACTGCGAAACAGAGCACCTCAACACGATAAGACGCAGTACCATCAAGAGAAAACCGAACAAATCGACTTCATCTTCAACCAGTCTAAGTAGTAACAACAGCAGAAAGAGTAGATTTGTCGCAAATGTTAATAGGAAAATTGCATCAAAGGCGTGGCCATTGAGATCTCTCTGGCAGTTTCTTACTCGAAAGAAGGACGACACATACCGGAATAGTTTGGAAGACTACGGTGAGACGATTGAGTCAGCCATGAAGTACATCAGGATTGCCTCGCATTTTGACGAAGCTTCTATAAGCCTTCGTCTAACTTTGCAGATTGTAGATGGGGCGTCATCTCTGTTACGTGAAGTCCAAACTGATTTAATCTCAACGGCGTTGAAGGCGTTTTTCACGATAGGTGACGACGACGTCGACGTTTCATGGGTGAGTGATGTCCCAAGAGAGATCCAGCGTCATGTCGCAGTCGGCGATGCTCGCGTTCACTTTGCAGTACCCGACATCAGGCATTGTGTTGCGTGTCTTCTGGTTTCTCCCGATGCTGCCACTTTACTTCGACGTCGAGAGAGTATTCTTTTGACGAGTATTGCAGAGGTGTTGGAGTGTCGAGAAGAGTGTGTAGTTGTCATGCAAACCAAACCTATTAAATGGGAATCTAACACGAAATACAAAACATCAAACGCTGTTTTGTCTTCTCCTTATCTTCATAGGTCATCGTCGTCGTCGCCGTCGGGTGATTTACGTGTATGTAGCTCGTTAGAGTGGATGACTTACATTCCATCTTTATATACATGA
- the LOC121419216 gene encoding uncharacterized protein LOC121419216 isoform X2 encodes MAAIQWPTEDGRTESMRSDDIGVIQRDCKFYTLPSRTGRHSSGDSSTTGSDSVPKNNNSATHYGTLQPTKNKIEPTSRHSFRCSVKRKSLRLLKTLKPSPLKMSSNTKRRNLDNLGFYEIPNNSHGNCCIIDTDDIDKGEVTFFSYSDDGLSYTKEEVPICSAGCKKHKIRWDLGFKDDMDRHDEEYDSGGEFSECDEEQVEEVLTDYSMKEAPVHLSTNGHLPANHSFELMSNEDFTSSFAYCETEHLNTIRRSTIKRKPNKSTSSSTSLSSNNSRKSRFVANVNRKIASKAWPLRSLWQFLTRKKDDTYRNSLEDYGETIESAMKYIRIASHFDEASISLRLTLQIVDGASSLLREVQTDLISTALKAFFTIGDDDVDVSWVSDVPREIQRHVAVGDARVHFAVPDIRHCVACLLVSPDAATLLRRRESILLTSIAEVLECREECVVVMQTKPIKWESNTKYKTSNAVLSSPYLHRSSSSSPSGDLRVCSSLEWMTYIPSLYT; translated from the coding sequence ATGGCAGCCATACAATGGCCAACGGAAGACGGGAGGACTGAATCGATGAGATCTGATGACATAGGTGTGATCCAAAGGGATTGCAAATTCTACACGCTGCCTTCTCGTACAGGACGCCATTCGTCAGGGGACTCTTCTACAACTGGGTCTGATAGCGTTCCAAAGAACAACAACAGCGCAACACATTATGGAACATTGCAGCCAACGAAGAACAAAATAGAGCCTACCTCCCGACACAGCTTCAGATGCAGTGTCAAAAGAAAATCTCTGAGACTCCTGAAGACGTTAAAACCAAGTCCCTTAAAGATGAGCTCGAATACGAAACGGAGGAATTTGGATAATCTTGGGTTTTACGAGATACCTAACAACTCCCATGGGAACTGTTGTATCATTGACACTGATGACATCGACAAAGGTGAAGTAACTTTCTTCTCTTACAGTGATGATGGTTTGTCTTATACCAAAGAGGAGGTGCCGATATGTAGTGCTGGTTGTAAAAAACACAAGATTAGATGGGACCTTGGCTTCAAGGACGACATGGATCGTCACGATGAGGAGTACGACAGCGGAGGAGAGTTCAGTGAATGCGATGAGGAACAGGTAGAGGAAGTGCTTACTGATTATTCTATGAAGGAAGCCCCTGTTCATTTGAGCACTAATGGTCATCTTCCAGCAAACCATTCCTTTGAATTGATGTCGAATGAGGATTTTACCTCCTCGTTTGCTTACTGCGAAACAGAGCACCTCAACACGATAAGACGCAGTACCATCAAGAGAAAACCGAACAAATCGACTTCATCTTCAACCAGTCTAAGTAGTAACAACAGCAGAAAGAGTAGATTTGTCGCAAATGTTAATAGGAAAATTGCATCAAAGGCGTGGCCATTGAGATCTCTCTGGCAGTTTCTTACTCGAAAGAAGGACGACACATACCGGAATAGTTTGGAAGACTACGGTGAGACGATTGAGTCAGCCATGAAGTACATCAGGATTGCCTCGCATTTTGACGAAGCTTCTATAAGCCTTCGTCTAACTTTGCAGATTGTAGATGGGGCGTCATCTCTGTTACGTGAAGTCCAAACTGATTTAATCTCAACGGCGTTGAAGGCGTTTTTCACGATAGGTGACGACGACGTCGACGTTTCATGGGTGAGTGATGTCCCAAGAGAGATCCAGCGTCATGTCGCAGTCGGCGATGCTCGCGTTCACTTTGCAGTACCCGACATCAGGCATTGTGTTGCGTGTCTTCTGGTTTCTCCCGATGCTGCCACTTTACTTCGACGTCGAGAGAGTATTCTTTTGACGAGTATTGCAGAGGTGTTGGAGTGTCGAGAAGAGTGTGTAGTTGTCATGCAAACCAAACCTATTAAATGGGAATCTAACACGAAATACAAAACATCAAACGCTGTTTTGTCTTCTCCTTATCTTCATAGGTCATCGTCGTCGTCGCCGTCGGGTGATTTACGTGTATGTAGCTCGTTAGAGTGGATGACTTACATTCCATCTTTATATACATGA